In the genome of Vicia villosa cultivar HV-30 ecotype Madison, WI linkage group LG7, Vvil1.0, whole genome shotgun sequence, one region contains:
- the LOC131619481 gene encoding uncharacterized protein LOC131619481 yields MTDGLAKCFWNTPEVRFSFSNSSRRSGGLITLWNSNNVEFLCSFKGDGYLVTKVEWKNNNYYIVNIYSSCLLSKKKELWKELLELKEIFKDGEWIMGGVFNAIKNSRERKGRMAVANLNETDIFSEFIDKFFLVDVSCKGKKFSWFSGDGKSMSRLDHFLVSSSIVSNWGVVGQLIGDKDISDHCPVWLMMDNLDWGPTPFRVNNEWFSLDSFLPFMEK; encoded by the coding sequence ATGACAGATGGTTTGGCGAAATGTTTTTGGAACACTCCGGAGGTTAGgttttctttttctaattcttCGAGAAGGTCGGGAGGCTTGATTACTTTATGGAATAGTAACAATGTGGAGTTTTTGTGTAGTTTTAAAGGCGATGGGTACTTGGTCACTAAAGTGGAGTGGaagaataataattattacattGTAAACATATATTCTTCTTGTTTATTGAGCAAGAAGAAAGAGTTATGGAAGGAGCTTCTAGAGTTGAAAGAAATCTTCAAAGATGGTGAATGGATAATGGGAGGGGTCTTTAATGCTATAAAAAACTCTAGAGAAAGGAAGGGGAGGATGGCAGTGGCGAACCTTAATGAAACAGATATTTTTTCGGAATttattgataaattttttttGGTGGATGTTTCGTGTAAAGGTAAAAAGTTCTCTTGGTTTAGTGGTGACGGCAAATCTATGAGTCGTTTAGATCATTTCCTTGTTTCTAGTAGTATTGTCTCTAATTGGGGTGTGGTTGGCCAACTCATTGGTGATAAAGACATCTCGGACCATTGCCCGGTTTGGTTAATGATGGATAATTTGGATTGGGGACCTACACCTTTTAGAGTCAACAATGAGTGGTTTTCGCTTGATTCTTTCCTTCCTTTTATGGAGAAATAA